The following proteins are encoded in a genomic region of Rhodopirellula islandica:
- a CDS encoding NHL repeat-containing protein codes for MRLVVIAAALSGTCLHSHSATAQDAADSQATPATAESKAVTYPDDFWTEAESPVYPRGAVISENALFVVDSDAPGVWTVPWPADKAANPERYVTGSRYLRKTMNRPFCATPHPEGGVLVGDAATREIYHITPNADAPGGQDAKPLNGGFLGIPMALAVSPDGKTIYVGDAERRATFALPIEGGEPELVVRVNARGLIFDDEGALYAVTPDADAVVKINVGEKTSEPVVTDRPYGFPGGIAWHDGTGFVSDVYGKCIWQFTADGKTEKWFDEELLRGPVGLSATADAVIVSDPKAKQVYRIDRESKEVTKLFAE; via the coding sequence ATGCGTTTGGTTGTGATTGCGGCAGCACTGTCCGGCACCTGCCTGCACTCCCACTCGGCCACTGCTCAAGATGCAGCCGACTCCCAAGCCACTCCTGCCACGGCCGAGTCCAAGGCAGTGACTTACCCAGATGATTTTTGGACCGAAGCAGAAAGCCCCGTTTACCCTCGCGGTGCGGTGATCTCCGAGAACGCGCTGTTCGTCGTTGATTCCGACGCACCAGGAGTCTGGACGGTGCCTTGGCCCGCAGACAAAGCGGCGAATCCAGAACGCTATGTCACCGGTTCTCGATACCTTCGCAAAACAATGAACCGGCCCTTCTGTGCCACACCTCATCCAGAGGGCGGCGTGCTGGTCGGCGATGCGGCAACCCGTGAGATCTACCACATCACGCCCAATGCAGACGCTCCAGGGGGCCAAGATGCAAAACCACTCAACGGCGGATTCCTGGGAATCCCCATGGCACTGGCCGTTTCACCTGACGGCAAAACCATTTACGTCGGCGACGCAGAACGGCGAGCCACGTTCGCATTGCCGATCGAGGGTGGCGAACCCGAATTGGTCGTTCGCGTGAACGCTCGCGGGCTGATCTTTGACGACGAGGGTGCCCTCTACGCCGTCACACCTGACGCCGATGCGGTCGTGAAAATCAATGTCGGCGAGAAAACCAGCGAGCCCGTGGTGACGGATCGACCGTACGGTTTTCCCGGCGGGATCGCGTGGCACGACGGCACCGGTTTCGTTTCGGATGTCTACGGGAAATGCATTTGGCAATTCACCGCCGACGGCAAAACCGAGAAATGGTTCGATGAGGAACTGCTGCGAGGCCCCGTTGGCCTGAGCGCCACCGCCGACGCCGTGATCGTCTCCGATCCGAAAGCCAAGCAGGTCTACCGAATCGACCGCGAAAGCAAAGAAGTCACCAAGCTATTCGCAGAATGA